The genomic segment ATGCCAGGGGAATGTTCATGGCCGGGGCCGAAGCGGGACGGGTGTACGAACTGCTGGGCAAGAAGGGTCTGGGTACGAGCGAGTTCCCCAAGCAGGAGACCGCCCTGACCGACGGCGACGTGGCGTTCCGCCAGCACGCCGGCGGCCACACGACCGGCCCGAACTGGCCCACGTTCCTGACATTCGCTGAGCGCTACTTCAAGTGATCGGGTTCGCCCGCGCCCAGGCCGTCCACGCCCGAGGTAGTGAGCAGTCGGTGAGAAGCCGGAGTTCGACAAAGTCTCGGACCTGATAAGTCTGCACTTCGACCGCAATTTTCCAACCTTCTGGCTGACTGCCAGAAAATGGCCGCGCAATGGGCCGGGGGAGTTCTCCCTGGCCCGCTTCGCTCTCCGTTTTTCAGCCAAGGCGCGTAATACAAGCCCTAAGACCTTCGCAACACCTTGTCGGAACTGCCGGTTGCGCCTTAAGCCTGGTGCTTACTTCTCGCTCTCGTCGTTCAGTCGCGGACGAAGACGCTTCGAGAGACACCCGCAGCCGTAGGATCGCAAGACGATTGGCATGTAACAAGACACGCTGACGGGATCATGTGTCGAGCGATTCGTCCCACTCTGATCCTAGTACCCAAGAGAGTGCTGACATTCGCCCGTTGAGCAGTCCCCATTCGAAATCGTCCCACCCCAGATTTTTTCTTGCCGTACTTCTTCTCGATTCGGGCGGCGGCATCCTTCGCCTTCTTCAGTACGGGCTTCTGATCGTCTGTGAGTTCCTCCTCACCGGTTTTGAGACGGTAAAGCCAGTTCTGATGACGATTCCACCATACCTTATCCCAAAACTCCTGATATGCTTTATGAATCATGGCGTCGTTGCGGCGGAGCAAGAGCGGCCACGTTCCACCATCAACTTCCTCGTCGATTATCCACTCCACCTTGTCGCCTTCAGAGGTGTAGCCGATTTGGAACCCATTCGGCCCGACAGCACCTGCTGTTACCGGATCCATAAGAACGGCTTCTGCGTTCCCCAGACCTAAGAGTTCCCGATACTGCCTCACGAGTCTCGGCGTAATCTTCCGGTCCTTGTGGAGACAGATGATTTCCGTGATTTTCTGCAATTCATCAAGCGGATCGCGAGGTTTTCCCTGACCAGCCGGGCCGTCATCGGAACCACCCACCGGACCCGGCAACGTGCACTGCATGAGCCGTACCTGATTGGTCAAGTCACGGATGAGCACGGCCCGCAACTCCTCTACGCTGGCGAAACTGCCGACGAGAGCCGTCTTGTACGTCTTCTTCTTGAACTCGACGACTTTGGCGTGCTGTTCCGGGTCGATCTTATTTGGATCAACAGGGCGGCTGGAGAAGTAAAGGAGGGTGGGCTTCCCGGCGGCGTCGAATTGGTTGATCTCTTCAAGGGTACCCGATTCGGCCATGCCCGTCGCCTGTCCGAACCGCGTCCAGAACAGGCCGACGAGAAGGTCGCTCCTCCCGACGATTTGGTCACTGATTCTCTGCTGTGGGCGGACGTTCGTGAGCGGGGTAGCGTGAGTTTCCCACATTACGGGCAGTAGAACGATGCCTTCGGTCGCGTGGAGGGCATTCCAGTCGTTGATGGCGTCGACCACAGCCTGTCGCTCTTCCGAAACGTCGGAAGGTGAGGCGACCATGACGGAATAAACTTGTGCGCTAAAGGGCATGGAGCGGTCCCGGCTCTGGCGTGGTTTCTTGCCGCATTATATCCGTTCGCCCGTACTCACCCCCGGTTTCGTGGTCTCGAAAACCGATGAAGGGGGTGGGGTAAGGCCACACCTCCCTTGTGCCTCGTCATCAATGCTGTCTTCAGATTTTGCCATCCAGCCCGAGTTGGTGGAAGTAGTGCGTCACCTTGTCCTGATTCTCCAATAGCCAATCGATGTCCGGCTCGTTCGCCAGCGCCTTCCGCAGCACCTTCACTGTCGCCTCCCGGTTCACCGCGAGTAGGCCCGCGTGGTCGATCTGGCCCTCCGGCACCTGCAACACGGACGGGTCCAGCCACACCGAGTAGATGATCCCGAGGTCGTTCGCCTTCTTCTTCGGGATGATCCCCTCCCGCACCGCGTCGAGAACCCCGTTCGCGATCCCGGCCTGCACGCTCCCCATCAAGATGCTCGTGTACCGCGAACTCGCCACCGTCACCTTCGACACCATCAGCGTCGCGGGGCGGACCTGCACGTCGGAGTTGAGAATCGCGAAGACCCGCGTGTGCCCCTTCACCTGATCGCCGACCAGCGTCGCCAGTGCGGTGCCCACCGGCCCGTCGAGTTCCCCGATGACGATCTCCGGCTCGGCGCACAGGTAGTCCTTGTCGCCCTCGACCAGCGCCTCACCCGTCCGCAGCACGATCTTTCCGGCCATGATTGCTCCCTCCGCGAGTGCGAAAACTCTCGCTTCAGTTGTAGGGATGCTACGGGTCGGGAGAACATGGGGAACGCGCTCGCCGGCGGTCCGGGTGTGGCTGTTTCGTGCCCGCAACTATAATCAAGCATCGTGACGGATCGGCAACGGGCGAGCGGAGCGGGTCTTATGGCGGCAGAACTCCGTCCGACGTCTCTCAAGCGAGAGGGCGACGGATTGAAGATCGAGTGGAGTGACGGCGTGGTCACGTCCGTGCCGTGGAAGACGCTCCGCGCCAACTGCCCCTGCGCGACCTGTAACGAGGAGCGGAAGAAGCCGGCCGACCCGTTCCGCATCCTGACGCCGCAAGAGGTCGCCGCGGGCGCGCCGGCCCCCGTCGCGATGACCGCCGTCGGCTACTACGCGTACCAGATCCGGTGGAACGACGGCCACGACACCGGCATTTACCCGTTGGAACTGCTCCGCAGCCTCGGCGAACGGCCCGCATGAGTCGAGATCCCTGGGACCGCGGGCATCTTGCCCGCACGCGACACGCACGAAATTGCGTCGCGTCGATTCGCGTTGCTGTGCCTGCCGCAGAGCAGCGGGCGGGACGCCCGCGGTCTCAGAAATAGACCTCGACCTGATGGTAGAAGAGACCTTCGCACCCCGCGCGACATCGCCCCTCACCAACCGGCTCGCGCCGGTGTTCACCCGGAACACACCATGAATCCGCAGATGCCCCAGAAGTTGTCGCTGCCCGGCGTGAAGCAGGTGATCGCCGTTGCCAGCGGAAAGGGCGGCGTGGGCAAGTCCACCGTCGCCGCGAACCTGGCGCTGGCGCTCCACATGTCGGGGCACACCGTCGGCCTCATGGACGCCGACATTTACGGCCCGTCGGTGCCGATCATGTTCGGCCTCGGCACGGTCAACCCGCAGACCACGTCTTTTCCCCTTGAAAAGTTCGGGATTAGGCTGATGAGCATGGGCTTCCTCGTGAGCCCGGAACAGGCCGTCATCTGGCGCGGGCCGAAAGTGGCGCAGGCGGTGCAGTCCTTCCTCGGACAGATCGATTGGGGCCAGCTCGACTACCTCATCATCGACCTGCCGCCGGGCACCGGGGACGCGCAACTCACGCTCAGCCAGAGCGCGCCGCTCACGGGCGCCGTCATCGTCACCACGCCCGGCGAGGTCAGCCTGATCGACGCCCGGAAGGGCGTGAAGATGTTCGGCGAGGTGCGCGTGCCCATCCTCGGCGTCGTCGAGAACATGAGCTACTTTACGGACGCCACCGGAGCGAAGACGCCGATCTTCGGCGTCGGCGGCGGGCAGAAGCTCGCGGACGAGAACCACGTCCCCTTCCTGGGCGAACTGCCCATCGACCCGCGTGTCGCCGCGTGCGGCGACAACGGCGAGCCGATGGTGCGCAAGCACCCCGACTCGCCCGTTGCGA from the Frigoriglobus tundricola genome contains:
- a CDS encoding DUF4062 domain-containing protein; its protein translation is MPFSAQVYSVMVASPSDVSEERQAVVDAINDWNALHATEGIVLLPVMWETHATPLTNVRPQQRISDQIVGRSDLLVGLFWTRFGQATGMAESGTLEEINQFDAAGKPTLLYFSSRPVDPNKIDPEQHAKVVEFKKKTYKTALVGSFASVEELRAVLIRDLTNQVRLMQCTLPGPVGGSDDGPAGQGKPRDPLDELQKITEIICLHKDRKITPRLVRQYRELLGLGNAEAVLMDPVTAGAVGPNGFQIGYTSEGDKVEWIIDEEVDGGTWPLLLRRNDAMIHKAYQEFWDKVWWNRHQNWLYRLKTGEEELTDDQKPVLKKAKDAAARIEKKYGKKKSGVGRFRMGTAQRANVSTLLGTRIRVGRIARHMIPSACLVTCQSSCDPTAAGVSRSVFVRD
- a CDS encoding DUF971 domain-containing protein, with amino-acid sequence MAAELRPTSLKREGDGLKIEWSDGVVTSVPWKTLRANCPCATCNEERKKPADPFRILTPQEVAAGAPAPVAMTAVGYYAYQIRWNDGHDTGIYPLELLRSLGERPA
- a CDS encoding Mrp/NBP35 family ATP-binding protein, which codes for MNPQMPQKLSLPGVKQVIAVASGKGGVGKSTVAANLALALHMSGHTVGLMDADIYGPSVPIMFGLGTVNPQTTSFPLEKFGIRLMSMGFLVSPEQAVIWRGPKVAQAVQSFLGQIDWGQLDYLIIDLPPGTGDAQLTLSQSAPLTGAVIVTTPGEVSLIDARKGVKMFGEVRVPILGVVENMSYFTDATGAKTPIFGVGGGQKLADENHVPFLGELPIDPRVAACGDNGEPMVRKHPDSPVAKAYMTLAATVAAAANRPNAAALPQVQL
- the fae gene encoding formaldehyde-activating enzyme, producing MAGKIVLRTGEALVEGDKDYLCAEPEIVIGELDGPVGTALATLVGDQVKGHTRVFAILNSDVQVRPATLMVSKVTVASSRYTSILMGSVQAGIANGVLDAVREGIIPKKKANDLGIIYSVWLDPSVLQVPEGQIDHAGLLAVNREATVKVLRKALANEPDIDWLLENQDKVTHYFHQLGLDGKI